One window from the genome of Acinetobacter lanii encodes:
- a CDS encoding Ig-like domain-containing protein, translating into MILDALFDDVANASELGAYNDSILKPQYSSTDSKGETSYYTNDSTPTMIGRGEPGAIVSIYDGYDMINGEKVGDNLLGTVVVDADGKWSFEIPQLMDVSYRLIYRQTDSAGNAGPWSEDLVINYLAESVNDRFLSDTDSFNLEGGKFALGTGPNNPFKLIDHDSIRFYGQNGVTDTSNSIHVLDAKGNVLKDVTWSTAYEGDHYMVTMKLPAGYVGAYSVVIADESLQ; encoded by the coding sequence TTGATTTTAGATGCTTTATTCGATGATGTCGCGAATGCAAGTGAACTAGGTGCATATAACGACAGCATCCTAAAACCTCAGTACAGCAGCACCGATTCCAAAGGTGAAACAAGCTACTACACCAACGATTCAACCCCAACGATGATCGGTCGAGGTGAACCAGGCGCAATTGTATCCATCTATGATGGTTACGACATGATTAATGGGGAAAAAGTGGGTGATAACCTGCTGGGCACTGTAGTTGTTGATGCCGATGGGAAATGGAGCTTTGAAATTCCACAATTGATGGACGTGTCCTATCGCCTCATCTATCGTCAAACTGATAGTGCAGGTAATGCTGGACCATGGAGTGAAGACCTTGTCATTAACTACTTGGCTGAAAGTGTAAATGACCGCTTCTTATCGGATACCGATAGCTTCAATCTAGAAGGGGGTAAATTTGCACTGGGTACAGGACCAAATAACCCCTTCAAACTGATTGATCATGACAGTATTCGTTTCTACGGTCAAAATGGCGTGACGGATACCAGCAACAGTATTCATGTGCTTGATGCCAAAGGCAATGTCTTAAAAGATGTGACGTGGTCTACAGCGTATGAAGGTGACCACTACATGGTGACCATGAAACTACCTGCAGGTTATGTCGGTGCGTATAGTGTGGTGATCGCAGATGAATCTCTTCAGTGA
- a CDS encoding type I secretion C-terminal target domain-containing protein yields the protein MNLFSDLAGNYNYGYQFDNTVQKPQALMADAQGEGAAGTTLVQNGWITNDNTPTWMLSTGKMTSKVLIRSTDGSYYKEVDITNQDDYQFQMDEPLSEGKHSFEFSYIYQDGTANEIQSPWSDPFTFTVDSKAYIIKAGFDNVTLDHSIYDKALYNLLVANDPTGGNKVTKIDEWTDFKVSADDSVKDTIDVSELLNLKDVNAGNVTEFLSVSYLTGDSGKHTVLSIDRDGKDGKFSSTELIVFNNVDTTLAELLKNNQIIY from the coding sequence ATGAATCTCTTCAGTGACCTAGCGGGTAACTACAACTATGGCTACCAGTTCGATAACACTGTACAGAAGCCACAGGCGTTAATGGCGGATGCACAAGGAGAGGGCGCAGCTGGAACCACTTTGGTCCAAAATGGTTGGATTACCAATGACAACACGCCAACATGGATGTTGTCGACAGGTAAAATGACCAGCAAAGTGCTGATTCGTAGTACAGATGGTAGTTACTACAAAGAAGTAGATATTACCAATCAAGATGACTACCAATTCCAAATGGATGAACCATTGAGTGAAGGTAAACATTCATTTGAATTCAGCTATATTTACCAAGATGGTACTGCCAATGAAATCCAATCACCATGGTCAGACCCGTTCACGTTCACGGTTGACAGTAAAGCCTATATTATCAAAGCTGGCTTTGATAATGTGACACTGGATCATTCGATCTATGACAAAGCGTTATACAACTTGTTGGTGGCGAATGATCCAACAGGTGGTAATAAGGTGACGAAAATCGATGAATGGACCGATTTTAAAGTCAGTGCGGATGATAGCGTGAAAGACACCATTGACGTGTCGGAATTGTTGAATCTAAAAGATGTGAATGCAGGCAATGTGACTGAGTTCTTATCGGTATCGTATCTTACAGGGGACAGTGGTAAACACACCGTGTTGTCGATTGACCGAGATGGGAAAGATGGTAAGTTCAGCAGCACAGAATTGATCGTATTCAACAACGTGGATACGACCTTGGCTGAGTTGTTGAAGAATAATCAGATTATTTATTAA
- a CDS encoding Ig-like domain-containing protein, whose translation MSKISIISKTTHQVLQTLDTASEKNINLTENSAVILDIPKEDVAKITREGNSAVISLRNGETIVIQNFFNNENTADNSLAFVDDSGQMYWAEFTDANGAVTDTIKYHLIDDVEPLLYNDDNFAGLILPWLGGAAAIGGIAAAAGGGDDDNNNNNNNGGDTTPPAKPEINPINPKDPITGTGEAGGEVTVTYPDGSTSTTVVGEDGTWEVENPGNLEDGDEITAEVKDPAGNVSDKDKEIVDGIAPTTPSIDPINPKDPITGTGEEGSEVTVTYPDGSTVTTIVGEDGTWEVENPGNLEDGDEVTAEAKDPAGNVSDKDKEIVDGIAPTAPQIDPIGPKSPQITGTAEPNAKITVTYPDGTIATTTAGSDGKWSVPTPPNLKDGDEVKATAKDPAGNVSDEGKEIVDGVGPITTLNPVNLKDPITGTGEPDSTIKVTYPDGTTVTTTVNADGKWTVPNPGLQNGDEVKAVGTDKVGNIGPEVTDLVEGQLPPQPQPSAPSIDPIGPNLATITGKAEAGNKITVSFPDGTSVTTTAGADGKWSVTTPQGLKDGDVVKAIATNANGTQSNPDTEIVDGVGPTTTIDPINAIDPITGTGEPGSSVEVTYPNGDTETTTVKSDGTWQVPNPGLEDGDIVTAVGTDSVANVGPEVTEQFDGVGPATEIDQLDQTWLKSRVRESQAQQLQLLIQTTAHQLQRLDQMVRGV comes from the coding sequence ATGTCAAAAATTTCAATAATTTCAAAAACCACGCATCAGGTATTACAAACCCTAGATACAGCTTCTGAAAAGAATATCAATCTCACAGAAAACTCTGCTGTGATACTCGATATTCCGAAAGAAGATGTCGCAAAGATCACTCGTGAAGGAAACAGTGCTGTTATTTCACTGCGTAATGGTGAAACCATTGTCATCCAAAACTTTTTCAATAATGAAAATACCGCAGACAATAGCTTGGCATTTGTTGATGATTCAGGACAAATGTATTGGGCTGAATTTACGGATGCCAATGGAGCAGTCACTGATACCATCAAATATCACTTGATTGATGATGTTGAGCCTCTTCTTTACAATGATGACAACTTTGCAGGTCTAATTTTACCGTGGTTAGGTGGAGCAGCCGCGATTGGTGGGATTGCTGCGGCAGCCGGCGGTGGCGATGACGATAACAATAACAACAATAATAATGGTGGTGACACAACTCCACCCGCTAAACCCGAAATCAATCCAATAAATCCAAAAGATCCGATCACAGGAACAGGTGAAGCAGGTGGTGAAGTGACTGTCACTTATCCAGATGGTTCAACATCAACCACAGTAGTCGGCGAGGATGGTACATGGGAAGTTGAAAACCCAGGCAATCTAGAAGATGGCGATGAAATCACTGCAGAAGTGAAAGACCCTGCAGGTAATGTCTCAGATAAAGACAAAGAAATCGTCGATGGTATTGCACCAACCACACCAAGTATCGATCCAATTAATCCAAAAGATCCGATCACAGGAACAGGTGAAGAAGGCAGTGAAGTGACTGTCACTTATCCTGATGGTTCAACGGTAACTACCATAGTCGGCGAGGATGGCACATGGGAAGTTGAAAACCCGGGCAATCTAGAAGATGGTGATGAAGTGACTGCAGAAGCCAAAGACCCTGCAGGTAACGTATCAGATAAAGACAAAGAAATTGTGGATGGAATTGCACCGACTGCACCACAGATTGATCCAATTGGACCGAAATCACCCCAGATTACAGGCACAGCAGAACCCAATGCTAAAATTACGGTGACTTATCCTGATGGAACAATCGCAACCACAACAGCAGGTTCAGATGGAAAATGGAGCGTACCAACGCCACCGAACTTAAAAGATGGCGATGAAGTTAAAGCCACGGCTAAAGACCCTGCGGGCAACGTCTCAGATGAAGGCAAAGAAATTGTCGATGGCGTTGGACCAATAACCACTCTAAATCCAGTCAACCTTAAAGATCCAATCACCGGTACAGGCGAACCTGATTCAACCATCAAAGTGACCTATCCAGATGGCACTACGGTTACAACGACAGTCAATGCAGATGGGAAATGGACAGTTCCAAACCCAGGTCTACAAAATGGCGACGAAGTTAAGGCGGTAGGAACTGACAAAGTTGGAAACATTGGTCCAGAAGTCACAGATCTAGTTGAAGGTCAATTACCACCACAACCCCAGCCAAGTGCCCCGAGTATTGATCCAATTGGACCCAACTTAGCGACGATTACAGGTAAGGCTGAAGCAGGCAATAAAATTACGGTCAGCTTCCCAGATGGCACATCAGTCACAACAACAGCGGGTGCAGATGGCAAGTGGAGTGTAACCACACCACAAGGCTTAAAAGATGGCGATGTTGTCAAGGCTATTGCAACAAACGCAAATGGCACACAGTCTAATCCAGATACAGAAATTGTCGATGGCGTAGGTCCAACAACCACGATTGATCCAATCAATGCCATTGATCCAATCACCGGTACAGGTGAGCCAGGTTCAAGTGTTGAAGTGACTTATCCAAATGGTGATACAGAGACTACGACGGTAAAATCCGATGGGACATGGCAAGTTCCGAACCCTGGGCTTGAAGATGGCGACATCGTAACAGCCGTGGGTACGGACTCGGTAGCTAACGTGGGTCCAGAAGTCACAGAACAATTTGACGGAGTCGGTCCAGCCACAGAAATTGACCAATTGGACCAAACTTGGCTGAAATCACGGGTACGGGAGAGCCAGGCGCAACAGTTACAGTTACTTATCCAGACAACAGCACATCAACTACAGAGGTTGGATCAGATGGTACGTGGAGTGTAA